The genomic window AGGTTCTGTCGTTTGCTCGCGGAGTCGAAGGGGAATACATCCCACTTCAGCCCACACATTTGATCAAGGAAATCATTAAAATCCTGACCGACACCTTGCCCAAAAACATCGAAATCGAACAGGCGATCGCTTCGGATTTATGGAACGTCAGGGGAGATGCGACCCAGCTTCACCAGGTACTGATGAATTTGTGTGTGAATGCTCGCGACGCTATGCCTGTGGGCGGCAGGCTTCGAATTGAAGCGGATAATATAGAAATTGACGAACACTATGCGCGTATGAATGTCGAAGCAAAGTCGGGCAAATACGTGCGCATCATGGTTGTTGACACAGGCGTGGGTATTACGGACCAGAATTTAAGCAAAATTTTCGATCCGTTTTTCACGACCAAGGAGCAAGGACAAGGAACAGGACTTGGACTTTCGACTGTCGCCGGAATCGTTCGCAGCCACAACGGATTCGTCAATGTATACAGTGAAGAAGGCAGAGGTTCCCAATTCAAGGTGTATCTGCCTGCCAGCGATGGAACTCAGGCATCACAAACGCAATCTATACGCACCGATTTGCCAACGGGCAATGGCGAATTAGTTCTGGTGATTGATGATGAACTGGCGATTTGTGATATCGCCAAAGAAACCTTACAGGCATTTGGGTATCGCGTTATCACGGCCAATGACGGCGCTGAAGCCATCGCTCTTTTTGCCGAACGCAAGGAAGAGGTTCGCTGCGTGATCACGGATATGGTGATGCCTTATATGGATGGCCCGGCGACGATTCGCGCGCTGCACAAACTTGATCCGACGGTCAAAATTATTGCTACCAGCGGATTGAAAACCAATGGGAAAACGGCGGAAGCCGCGCAGCTTGGCATCAAAACCTTTATACAAAAACCCTACACGGCGGAAATGTTGTTGAAGACGCTGGCTTCGGTTTTACGGAGCGAATAGCCGGTTGCGGGTTTCCTCTCAGGCATTGTCTTCTACCATCAGGTGTCCGTTGTCGAAAACCTCAATTCGTTCTCCGGTTTGCAGGCGATCAAATTCCTGCTGGTCGAGCGCGATGATCGGGATAGGGCGTTGATACATTTCATCCGCGACAATCGAAGCCAACGCGAAAAACCGATCTACACAAGCGGTCACAATCGCCACCGGAGCATTTCCGTTGCGAATGGCTTCCAGCAGCACGGCTGTTGTCGTGCTGGAACCGCGCGAAGCCGGGACGACCAGAATTTTGCCTTTGGCGTTTTCGCCGGAAAGGGGATGCCGCCGGTCAATGATTTCGCCTGTCCATTGATCGTATCCTCCCCAGAAACTCAGCGGTTCGTCGGTGACCAGCGCTAATCCCCTGGCTGTGCCCGGAACCAGCGGTTTTCCTTCGATCATTCTTGCCATAACGATTCGTCCCGCACGACCCGGCCTTCAACGGCCGAACGCACACAATCTTTCAAACGGCCAAAAACCACCTGCGTATTGAGCAAACCCGGCGAGTAATACGCATACTTCGCCGAATTCGTCATCAAGGTTTTGATTTCCGGGTGCAACATCGGCGTCGTCAATATGCAGGTGTCTACAGTCAGTTTGCCGCCGAATGCTTGCAGCGGCTGGATGCACCCAGCTTGGTCGGCCAACTGGGTCATCAACCGGCTGGAGGTGACCAGAAACTGCACGTTGGGATGACGATGTTTGCCCGCCAGCAGCGGCGCAAGCTGTTTGAATTCCGCCAGTGAAAAATGCGGACTACCCAGCACCACCATATCGAGCCGCTCACCCTCG from Acidobacteriota bacterium includes these protein-coding regions:
- a CDS encoding DUF126 domain-containing protein encodes the protein MARMIEGKPLVPGTARGLALVTDEPLSFWGGYDQWTGEIIDRRHPLSGENAKGKILVVPASRGSSTTTAVLLEAIRNGNAPVAIVTACVDRFFALASIVADEMYQRPIPIIALDQQEFDRLQTGERIEVFDNGHLMVEDNA
- a CDS encoding response regulator, with the translated sequence MSEIPQTLDTQTQPQMAASLRLSEAKLAGILASAMDAIITVDEDQRIVLFNSAAEKMFRCPATEALGMNLDRFIPERFRHAHRDHVRVFGETKTTQRSMGKLRQLYGLRSDGEEFPLEATISQIEADGNKLFTVIIRDISEKKRLESQFLRAQRMESIGTLAGGIAHDLNNVLSPILTAVELLQMRFTDESSQRLLNILRTNAIRGSEMIRQVLSFARGVEGEYIPLQPTHLIKEIIKILTDTLPKNIEIEQAIASDLWNVRGDATQLHQVLMNLCVNARDAMPVGGRLRIEADNIEIDEHYARMNVEAKSGKYVRIMVVDTGVGITDQNLSKIFDPFFTTKEQGQGTGLGLSTVAGIVRSHNGFVNVYSEEGRGSQFKVYLPASDGTQASQTQSIRTDLPTGNGELVLVIDDELAICDIAKETLQAFGYRVITANDGAEAIALFAERKEEVRCVITDMVMPYMDGPATIRALHKLDPTVKIIATSGLKTNGKTAEAAQLGIKTFIQKPYTAEMLLKTLASVLRSE